GATTTGCCACCTCCGACTTGAATGATCTCTACCGGCGTGTGATTAATCGCAACAATCGGTTAAAACGCTTGATGGAGCTGAAGGCGCCGGGCGTTATCATTCGGAATGAAATGCGAATGCTCCAAGAAGCAGTCGACGCCCTCTTTGATAATGGGCGACGTGGACGTGCCATTCGTGGGCCAAACAAGCGACCACTGAAGTCGTTGAGCGACATGCTCAAGGGAAAGCAGGGGCGGTTCAGGCAGAATCTGCTTGGGAAACGCGTCGATTATTCAGGTCGTACGGTTATCGTCGTCGGGCCGGAGCTGCGTCTTCATCAATGCGGGTTGCCCAAGAAAATGGCGCTGGAATTGTTCAAGCCGTTCATCTTCCACAAGCTGGAAGCGCGAGGAGCGGCAACGACCATTAAGAGCGCGAAGCGGTTGGTGGAGAAGGAGCGTCCGGAAGTCTGGGACGTGCTGGATGAGGTCATTCGGGAACATCCGGTCTTACTGAATCGGGCGCCAACACTCCACCGACTGGGCATTCAAGCCTTTGACCCTGTGCTGGTGGAAGGGAAGGCGATTCGCTTGCACCCGCTCGTCTGTGCGGCGTTCAACGCCGACTTCGACGGAGATCAGATGGCGGTCCATGTGCCGTTGTCTGTCGAGGCACAGGTCGAAGCGCGTGTTTTGATGATGTCTATCAACAACATTCTTTCACCGGCTAACGGCAAACCGATCGCGGTGCCGTCGCAAGACATGGTGTTGGGATGCTATTGGTTGACCAAAGAACGGCTTGGGGCGAAGGGTGAGGGGAAAGTTTTTGGGTCGCCTGAAGAGGTTCGTATTGCCTTTGATGCGCGTGAAGTGGAAGAGCATGCGCGAATCAAGGTGCGTTTGGCCGGCTCACTGGTGCAGACGACGGTCGGTCGGGTGCTGCTGTCCGAAATTCTCCCGTCGGGGTTGCCGTTCGCCAACGCGAATAGGCTCATGACAAAGAAGGAGATGACCAAGCTGATCGATGCGGTCTATCGTCAGACCGGCCATCGCGATACGGTCGAATTTCTGGATAAGATCAAGGATATCGGCTTTACCTATGCCACAAAGGCTGGATTGTCGATCTGTATCGATAATATGCACATTCCCAGTAAGAAGGAAGACTTCATCGGGAAGGCACAGCGAGAGGTGAATGAGATCGAGAAACAGTATTCTGAGGGGTTGATCACAAACGGAGAGCGATACAACAAAGTTATCGATATTTGGGCTCACGTCACAGAGCAGGTTTCAAACGAGATGATGAAAGAGCTCGGAGCCGGAGGTGATCCCGGAAAAGCCGAATCATTTAACCCTATTTTCATGATGGCTGATTCCGGTGCGCGCGGAAGCTCGCAACAAATTCGTCAGCTGGGCGGGATGCGCGGCCTGATGGCGAAACCATCAGGTGAGATCATCGAAACGCCGATTACGGCAAATTTCCGTGAGGGCTTGACGGTATTGCAGTATTTCATCTCGACTCACGGTGCTCGTAAGGGTCTTGCTGATACTGCGCTGAAGACCGCCAATTCAGGGTATCTGACTCGTCGGCTGGTCGACATCGCCCAGGACGTCATTATTCATGAAATTGATTGTGGAACACGCGACGGCATTACGGTCAGCGCGCTCGTGGAAGGCGGAGAGATCATTCAACCGTTGGAAGAGCGTATTCTTGGCCGCTTGGCGGCGGAAGACATTCGTGACCCTGTCACAGGGGAAATTATTGTCTCCTGGAATGAAGAGGTTACTGAGGATCTGACGAAGTTGGTTGTTGAGGCCGGAGTGGACCGCGTCAAGATTCGATCAGTCCTGACCTGTCAGTCCCCACGCGGGGTGTGTCGGGCATGCTACGGGCGTGACTTAGCGCGAGGGCGTCTGGTCGAGAAAGGTGAACCAGTCGGCGTGATCGCAGCTCAGTCAATCGGAGAGCCTGGGACCCAGCTCACCATGCGGACGTTCCATATCGGTGGTACGGCCAGCAAGGTGGTGGAGCAGACGGTGCTCGAGGCCAAGCATGCTGGGCGAATCAAGTTTATGAGTTTTGATGCGAAGAAGAATGCCGATATTCACAACGCGGGAATTGCTGTTCGCAATAAAGAGGGTGAATGGGTGGTAATGAATCGCAATACGAAGATTGCGATCGTGGATGATAGTGGTCGAGAACGAGAGAAATACCCCGTCGTGTACGGGGCAAAGATCAAGATCAAGGACGGCGACCCTGTTGTCGTTGGGCAGAAATTGGTCGAGTGGGATCCCTACTCGCTGACCATTTTGACGGAGGTCGGCGGGAGGGTGGCCTACGGTGACATCGTTGAAGGTGTGACGATGAAAGACGAGTTCGATGAAGTGACCGGTCTGTCGAGAAAGGTCATCATTGAACATACCGGTCAGACGCTTCGCCCGCGTGTGTCCATCAAGGACGACAGCGGAAAGACGGCCAAGGTGCCAGGCGGGTCGAATGCCGTTGCGCGGTACCTATTGCCGGTCGGCGCCCATATCTTTGTTGAGAAAGGCGCCACGGTATTTCCTGGAGATGTATTGGCAAAAATTCCTCGAGAGACGACCAAGACGAAAGATATCACAGGGGGTCTTCCCCGGGTCGTGGAGCTGTTTGAGGCGCGAAAGCCGAAAGAGCAGGCGGTCATCACGGAGATCGATGGTGAGGTCTCTTATGGCGGGTTTGTGAAAGGTCAGCGCAAGGTCTTGGTCGATAATAAAATGGGTGATGTGAAGGAGTATTTTATTCCCAAAGGGAAGCATGTGAATGTGCATGAGGGTGACTGGGTGCGTGCTGGTGAACCCCTCATGGATGGGTCGGCGAATCCTCATGATATCCTGGATGTTCTCGGTCCTAATGAGTTGCAGAAGTATTTGGTGGATGAGGTACAGGATGTCTATCGATTGCAGGGTGTGTCGATCAATGACAAGCATATTGAGATTATTGTAAGGCAGATGTTGCGCAAGGTTCGGGTTGAAGATCCTGGTGACACTCAGTTCCTGCCGGGTAGTCAGGTGAGTAAGGGGGTCTTTGAAAAAGAAAACGAGCGAGTGCTCTCGAAGGATGGAAAGCCAGCCCTGGGGAAGCCCGTGTTGCTGGGTATTACTAAGGCGGCTTTGACGACTGACAGCTTTATTTCAGCCGCATCGTTCCAGGAAACGACGCGCGTCTTAACGGAAGCAGCGATCAATGGTCGAGAGGATAATCTCTTAGGGTTGAAGGAAAATGTTATTGTCGGACGCCTCATCCCTGCGGGGTCAGGCTTTGAGGAGTATCGAGATACGTTTGTGATGAGTGAAAGACCTGAGGGCCTCGCGGTTGGAGCCGGTACGCAAGCGACTGCTCTGCCGTCAGAGGCGGTGGCGTCAGGGGAAAATGTGCGATCATAACTCCTTGGTGGTCAATCACCTCTTGACAGTTGATGATCTCATCACTATAATCCGGCGGCTTTGCAGGTGATGAAACGTCTTTGATCTCTTGAATAGGATCTGAACGGAATGCCTACGATCAATCAGTTGGTTCGGAAGGGGCGGATGTTTGTCAAGGCGAAGACGAAGAGCCCGGCCTTGAGGGCGTGTCCTCAAAAAAGAGGAGTTTGTCTTCGTGTTTATACGACGACTCCGAAGAAGCCGAATTCAGCCTTGAGGAAAGTTGCCCGTGTTCGTCTCACCAATGGAATGGAAGTGACAACCTATATTCCTGGTGTGGGGCATAATCTCCAAGAGCACTCGATCGTGCTTGTGCGAGGTGGCCGTGTTAAGGACCTTCCTGGTGTTCGTTATCACTTAGTTCGCGGTGCATTGGACGCGGTCGGAGTGGCAGGGCGAAAGCAGAGTCGGTCAAAGTATGGGGCGAAGCGTCCGAAGTAGGCGTGTTGTCCTGATTGGTTAAATCTAGATATCGAAAATAGGTTACTATGCCACGCAGTAGATTTTTGGGCCAACGTGAAGTACTGCCAGATGTTCGATACCGAGACAAGCTGGTGGGAAAGTTTATTAATGCGCTGATGAGTAGCGGGAAGAAAAGTACTACAGAGCGGATATGCTATGGTGCATTCGACGCGATTCAAGAGAAGACTGGTGGTGATCCGCTCAAGGTATTTAAGGCTGCGGTAGATAATGTCAAGCCAATTGTTGAGGTGAAGTCTCGACGAGTTGGCGGGGCCTCTTATCAGGTTCCGGTGGAAATCAGGCCGGCTCGCCGTGTTTCTTTGGCTTTGCGTTGGTTGTCGCAGTTTGCTCGTACGCGTGGTGGTAAGAGTATGCGCGAAAAGCTCGCAGCCGAATTGATTGATGCATCAAATAATACTGGGGCTGCGGTGAAGAAGCGGGAAGACGTGCATCGGATGGCTGAGGCGAATAAAGCATTCGCCCATTATCGCTGGTAACGTCGTTCTGTGCTGCAGTTGAGCCGTGCTGCGATCCGCAGATCGGGGTACTCGTACATCGCAGCAGTATGATGCGGCTTGATCTGCAGCACTGGTGTTTTTAGAGGGGTAAAAGTGGCTCGTCAAACGTCGCTGGATCGAACACGAAACATTGGCATCATGGCCCACATTGATGCGGGGAAGACTACGACCACCGAGCGCATCCTCTATTACACGGGTATGACGCATAAATTGGGTGAGGTGCATGAGGGTGCTGCCACGATGGACTGGATGGAGCAGGAGCGTGAGCGAGGCATTACCATTACGGCTGCCGCAACGACCTGCTTCTGGCGCGACCATCGAATCAACATTATTGATACGCCTGGTCACGTCGACTTTACGATTGAGGTGGAGCGCTCGCTTCGCGTGCTGGATGGTGCGGTGGCAGCATTTGATTCCGTGCAAGGGGTTGAGCCTCAGTCTGAGACGGTGTGGCGGCAGGCGGATAAGTATCATGTTCCTCGTATCGCTTTTATGAATAAGATGGATCGGATTGGAGCTGATTTTTATGGCAGTGTCCAATCCATTATTGATCGCCTTGGGGCGAAGCCGGTTCCTATTCAGATCCCTATCGGTCGTGAGGCTGAGTTTCGCGGGTCTATCGATCTGGTTCGTATGAAGGGTTACTTTTACGACGACGAAACGTTGGGTGCGAAATATAAGGTTGATGAGATCCCGTCAGATCTTCTGGTGCAGGCAAAAGAGTATCGAGAGAAGATGCTGGATGCCGTGGCGGAATTTGACGACCAGGTGATGGAAAAATATTTGAATGGTCATCCGTTGACGGAAGAAGAAGTGATGCGCGCGATTCGGGCGGCTACGATCTCGATGAAGATCACACCCGTCCTTTGTGGATCAGCCTTCAAGAATAAAGGTGTGCAACAACTCTTGGATGGGGTCGTTGATTATCTTCCGTCTCCGCTGGATATCCCGCCGGTCGTGGGGGTTGATCCGAACACCGGTAAAGATGTCGAGAGAAAATCTGATGATGGAGCACCTTTTGCGGCATTGGCGTTCAAGATCATGTCGGACCCATTTGCTGGGCAGTTAACCTATTTCCGTGTCTATTCTGGAACATTGAAAACTGGAACGCCTGTCCTGAACGTCACCAAGGGTGCTAAGGATCGAATTGGTCGTCTCTTGAAGATGCATGCCAATAAGCGAGAGGAGATCGACGAAGTCCATGCTGGGGATATTGTCGCAGCGGTCGGGCTCAAGGGTGCCACTACTGGCGATACATTGGCGGATGAAAAACAGCCGGTCCTGCTGGAGATCATGAAATTCCCCGAGCCAGTCATTGCGATGGCGATTGAGCCAAAGACGAAGCAAGACCAGGAGAAGATGGGGTTTGCACTTCAGAAGTTGGCGCAGGAGGACCCGTCTTTTCGTGTGCGGACGGATGAGGAGACGGCCCAGACGATTATCGCTGGTATGGGGGAGTTGCATCTCGAAATTATTGTCGATCGAATGTTGCGCGAGTTTAAGGTTGAGGCCAATGTCGGAA
The sequence above is drawn from the Nitrospira sp. genome and encodes:
- a CDS encoding 30S ribosomal protein S12; this encodes MPTINQLVRKGRMFVKAKTKSPALRACPQKRGVCLRVYTTTPKKPNSALRKVARVRLTNGMEVTTYIPGVGHNLQEHSIVLVRGGRVKDLPGVRYHLVRGALDAVGVAGRKQSRSKYGAKRPK
- the rpsG gene encoding 30S ribosomal protein S7, which produces MPRSRFLGQREVLPDVRYRDKLVGKFINALMSSGKKSTTERICYGAFDAIQEKTGGDPLKVFKAAVDNVKPIVEVKSRRVGGASYQVPVEIRPARRVSLALRWLSQFARTRGGKSMREKLAAELIDASNNTGAAVKKREDVHRMAEANKAFAHYRW
- the fusA gene encoding elongation factor G, with the protein product MARQTSLDRTRNIGIMAHIDAGKTTTTERILYYTGMTHKLGEVHEGAATMDWMEQERERGITITAAATTCFWRDHRINIIDTPGHVDFTIEVERSLRVLDGAVAAFDSVQGVEPQSETVWRQADKYHVPRIAFMNKMDRIGADFYGSVQSIIDRLGAKPVPIQIPIGREAEFRGSIDLVRMKGYFYDDETLGAKYKVDEIPSDLLVQAKEYREKMLDAVAEFDDQVMEKYLNGHPLTEEEVMRAIRAATISMKITPVLCGSAFKNKGVQQLLDGVVDYLPSPLDIPPVVGVDPNTGKDVERKSDDGAPFAALAFKIMSDPFAGQLTYFRVYSGTLKTGTPVLNVTKGAKDRIGRLLKMHANKREEIDEVHAGDIVAAVGLKGATTGDTLADEKQPVLLEIMKFPEPVIAMAIEPKTKQDQEKMGFALQKLAQEDPSFRVRTDEETAQTIIAGMGELHLEIIVDRMLREFKVEANVGKPEVAFRETIRRKAEAESKYIKQTGGRGQYGHVVLTVEPSESGKGLEFVNKVVGGAIPKEYIPAIEKGVRERMETGVVAGYPLRDVKVTVIDGSYHDVDSNEMAFKIAASMGFSDACKKADPVLLEPIMKVEVLVPQEFMGDVIGNLNGRRGKVQGMKVRAGAQAIDAVVPLMEMFGYATDLRSRTQGRATYSMEFDRYDQVPKNIAEAIIKK